One Pyrus communis chromosome 13, drPyrComm1.1, whole genome shotgun sequence genomic window carries:
- the LOC137713606 gene encoding heat stress transcription factor A-3-like, producing MSPKDKSHPKSPPTSAEFDPESIGLSEFRLEVSEPLLGSQPIPSFTSPVMEFEAFSSVNPLGAFDFTEKVSIPTSSMGGGGAEDVVVPPQPLECLQGTLVPPFLSKTFDLVEDPSLDSIISWGSGGHSFVVWDPSEFSRFILPRNFKHNNFSSFVRQLNTYGFRKVDTDKWEFANEAFQKGKRHLLKRIQRRRSPQSLQVGSFTGPSAEAGKSGVEGQIETLRKERSMLMQEVVELQQQQRGTVDHVKVVNQRLQSAEQRQKQMVSFLAKMLQNPAFMARLQQKTGQKDRGSSRVRRKFVKHQQHELSKSDSDMEGQIVKYQPAWRNQTISSTAPDSNPVPFEQSPHYPSQVTTGKLCLDAESTAFQFVDAALDELAITQGFLETPEQEGKGASSMVTEDPFFKGKSVLSPQQEANPEHYVSFEEGLLKDRTFPELFSPGMESMIKQEDIWSMDFDVSAGMSTSMNELWGNPVNYDVPEVGVTGGLLDVWDIDPLQEAGGLGINKWPAHESAFDEPQSQGVQSASKTTDP from the exons ATGAGCCCAAAAGACAAGAGCCACCCAAAGTCTCCACCCACTTCAGCTGAATTCGACCCGGAATCAATTGGGTTATCGGAATTTCGACTCGAAGTGTCGGAACCGTTACTGGGTTCTCAGCCGATTCCTTCGTTCACTTCTCCTGTAATGGAATTCGAAGCCTTCTCTTCTGTAAACCCATTGGGTGCTTTTGACTTCACTGAAAAAGTTTCAATTCCAACGTCGTCTATGGGCGGCGGTGGTGCGGAGGACGTGGTTGTTCCGCCGCAGCCACTGGAATGTCTGCAGGGCACTCTGGTGCCTCCATTTCTGTCCAAGACTTTCGATTTGGTCGAGGACCCCTCGCTGGATTCGATCATATCGTGGGGCTCCGGCGGCCACAGCTTCGTGGTGTGGGACCCATCGGAGTTTTCCAGATTCATCTTACcgaggaacttcaagcacaacaaTTTCTCAAGTTTTGTGCGGCAGCTTAATACTTAT GGTTTTCGCAAGGTTGACACAGATAAGTGGGAGTTTGCGAATGAAGCTTTTCAGAAGGGCAAAAGACATTTGTTGAAGAGGATCCAGAGGCGCAGGTCACCTCAGTCTCTGCAAGTTGGGAGCTTTACTGGGCCTTCTGCGGAAGCAGGGAAGTCTGGAGTCGAAGGTCAGATAGAGACATTGCGGAAAGAGAGGAGTATGTTAATGCAGGAGGTTGTTGaattgcagcagcagcagcgggGCACAGTTGACCATGTGAAGGTAGTGAATCAGAGGCTTCAGTCTGCGGAGCAGAGACAGAAGCAGATGGTTTCTTTCTTGGCCAAGATGCTTCAGAACCCGGCATTCATGGCCCGACTTCAACAAAAGACTGGACAGAAAGACAGAGGCTCTTCAAGGGTGAGGAGGAAATTTGTTAAGCATCAGCAGCATGAACTCAGTAAGTCAGATTCAGATATGGAAGGCCAGATTGTGAAGTACCAGCCTGCTTGGAGAAACCAAACCATATCCTCTACAGCGCCGGATTCAAATCCAGTTCCTTTTGAACAATCTCCTCATTATCCTTCACAAGTTACGACAGGAAAACTGTGTTTGGATGCTGAAAGCACGGCATTCCAATTTGTGGACGCTGCACTAGATGAATTAGCAATCACACAAGGATTTCTTGAAACACCAGAGCAAGAAGGCAAAGGGGCGTCAAGCATGGTAACTGAAGATCCTTTTTTCAAAGGGAAGAGTGTTCTAAGCCCACAACAAGAGGCTAATCCCGAGCATTATGTCTCTTTCGAGGAAGGTTTGTTGAAGGACAGGACTTTTCCAGAACTGTTTTCTCCAGGGATGGAGAGCATGATTAAACAAGAAGACATATGGAGCATGGATTTTGATGTCAGTGCCGGTATGTCAACTTCTATGAATGAGTTATGGGGTAATCCAGTCAACTATGATGTGCCAGAGGTGGGAGTGACCGGTGGATTGTTAGATGTCTGGGATATCGATCCCCTGCAAGAGGCAGGAGGGTTGGGAATCAATAAGTGGCCAGCCCATGAATCTGCATTTGATGAGCCTCAGAGTCAAGGTGTCCAGTCTGCATCTAAAACTACTGATCCGTAG